A portion of the Paenibacillus hamazuiensis genome contains these proteins:
- a CDS encoding GNAT family N-acetyltransferase, whose translation MQMPILSTELVHRIEVSDFEVMSGRMKAVANRSGNPFDVMFTEFGEATAISAKNLPRDFNKLWGLGPRDLCRLDEIVHHYDSRNPDFALDLIPSQFDETTALALREKGFFQYGFHTALYGVPSLAHTLMPVSVQVSKCKPDQARLFAELFHRSLELPPDIAENEESFYFLLQDPRWWLYIGYLDEVPVAFSMMFRGDDGIACFGMAGTLPGYRGRGLQSAMLAARMEDAKKAGCQIVTAQAEYGSTSFRNLLKAGFYVAYTKAVWRRFNH comes from the coding sequence ATGCAAATGCCCATACTATCCACAGAACTCGTTCATCGGATAGAAGTCTCGGATTTTGAAGTAATGAGCGGACGAATGAAAGCGGTTGCGAACAGATCCGGAAATCCTTTTGACGTGATGTTTACGGAATTCGGGGAAGCGACGGCGATTTCTGCAAAAAATCTTCCCCGCGACTTTAACAAATTGTGGGGGCTCGGTCCACGTGATCTTTGTCGTTTGGATGAGATCGTGCACCACTATGATTCAAGAAATCCGGACTTTGCATTGGATCTCATTCCGTCCCAATTCGATGAGACGACGGCATTGGCTCTGCGGGAGAAAGGGTTTTTCCAATACGGCTTTCACACCGCACTATACGGGGTGCCCTCACTTGCTCATACTTTGATGCCCGTTTCCGTGCAAGTCAGTAAATGCAAACCGGATCAGGCGCGTTTATTCGCGGAATTGTTCCATCGTAGCCTGGAACTGCCCCCGGATATAGCCGAAAACGAAGAAAGTTTCTACTTTCTTCTTCAGGACCCTCGCTGGTGGTTATACATCGGTTATCTAGACGAAGTCCCTGTTGCCTTCTCGATGATGTTTAGGGGAGATGATGGTATTGCCTGTTTCGGAATGGCTGGGACACTTCCTGGTTATAGGGGCCGCGGATTGCAGTCGGCAATGCTCGCTGCTCGGATGGAGGATGCCAAAAAGGCAGGATGTCAGATTGTTACCGCGCAAGCGGAATACGGCAGCACCTCATTCCGGAACCTGCTCAAGGCGGGGTTTTACGTTGCCTATACAAAGGCCGTTTGGAGAAGGTTTAATCATTAA
- a CDS encoding response regulator transcription factor, with amino-acid sequence MIDILIADDQALMRDGLQTILNLEEDMRVVGSARNGEEALQLTAELSPDIILMDIQMPVMDGIECTKRIKQLYPEQLILILTTFTEDEYIIEALAGGATGFLLKDMPGDKLIQSIRDALDGHFMLPSVIAAKLASRLSQVSHSPQIRIDAGRLKASGITFTDREKDIALLMLEGKSNRDIASQLIMREGTVKNYVSAIYNKVGTNDRTLAMIALKELLKDE; translated from the coding sequence ATGATCGACATCCTCATTGCCGACGACCAGGCCTTGATGCGGGACGGATTGCAAACGATTTTAAATTTGGAGGAGGACATGCGCGTCGTCGGATCGGCCAGAAACGGTGAGGAGGCGCTTCAGCTTACGGCCGAGCTGTCTCCCGATATCATATTGATGGACATCCAAATGCCGGTGATGGACGGCATCGAATGCACGAAACGGATCAAGCAGCTGTATCCGGAGCAGTTGATCCTGATTTTGACGACGTTCACGGAGGACGAATATATTATCGAAGCCTTGGCGGGCGGAGCGACCGGCTTTCTGCTGAAGGACATGCCGGGGGACAAGCTGATCCAGTCGATCCGCGACGCGCTGGACGGGCATTTCATGCTGCCGTCGGTGATCGCCGCCAAGCTGGCGAGCCGGCTGTCACAGGTGAGCCATTCCCCGCAAATCCGCATTGATGCAGGCCGTCTGAAGGCGTCCGGGATCACCTTCACCGACCGGGAAAAAGACATTGCGCTGCTGATGCTGGAAGGCAAGAGCAACCGGGACATCGCAAGTCAGCTGATCATGAGGGAAGGCACCGTGAAAAACTATGTCAGCGCCATATACAACAAGGTGGGAACGAACGACCGGACGCTGGCCATGATTGCGCTGAAAGAGCTGCTGAAGGATGAGTGA
- a CDS encoding NADH-dependent flavin oxidoreductase: MNQKYSRLFESFTFRSGITMKNRIVMAPMTTWSSNDDLTISDDEVKYYKQRVNGVGLVITGCTHVTPNGQGFTNEFAGYNDEFIPSLRKLAEAAKSGGSPAILQIFHAGNKALPGLDAVSASALKPDADAFQTSVETRELSHEEILSIIRAFGDTTRRAIEAGFDGVEIHGAHGFLIQNFWSPATNQRTDQWGGSLENRLRFPLAIIEEIKNVIEKHAKKPFILGYRFSPEESSKVDGLRLKDTYELIDILVEQDLDYIHASLFDMSFKPVDSPDEKTWLELILERANDKVPVMAAGSIITPDDALKAVELGLPLVAIGHALIMNPDWVEKVANGREAEIDSELNVSKLDQLQIPEKLWNVIQAMPGWFKVTK, translated from the coding sequence ATGAATCAAAAATACAGTAGGTTATTTGAATCCTTCACATTCAGAAGTGGAATAACAATGAAGAATAGAATTGTTATGGCACCTATGACAACCTGGTCAAGTAATGACGATCTTACCATTTCGGATGACGAAGTAAAGTATTATAAACAAAGAGTGAATGGAGTAGGACTCGTCATTACAGGGTGTACTCATGTTACGCCTAATGGGCAGGGTTTTACGAATGAATTCGCTGGGTATAATGATGAATTTATTCCAAGTTTGCGAAAATTAGCTGAGGCAGCGAAAAGTGGAGGATCTCCTGCGATACTACAGATTTTCCATGCGGGCAATAAAGCTTTACCTGGATTGGATGCAGTTAGTGCGAGTGCATTGAAACCCGACGCTGATGCTTTTCAAACAAGTGTAGAAACAAGAGAGCTATCACATGAGGAAATCCTGTCGATTATACGTGCTTTTGGAGACACAACGAGAAGAGCAATCGAAGCCGGATTTGATGGCGTCGAAATTCATGGGGCTCATGGATTTTTAATTCAGAATTTCTGGTCGCCAGCGACAAATCAACGGACGGACCAATGGGGAGGATCACTTGAAAATCGCTTGCGTTTTCCATTGGCGATTATTGAGGAAATCAAAAATGTCATTGAAAAACATGCTAAAAAACCATTCATTTTAGGTTACCGATTTTCACCTGAAGAATCCTCCAAAGTGGACGGATTACGTCTGAAAGACACATATGAATTAATTGATATCCTTGTTGAACAGGATTTGGATTATATACATGCTTCATTATTTGATATGTCTTTTAAGCCAGTAGATAGTCCAGATGAAAAAACATGGCTTGAATTAATTCTTGAAAGAGCAAACGATAAGGTCCCTGTGATGGCTGCCGGTTCCATAATAACACCGGATGATGCTCTTAAAGCTGTGGAACTAGGATTGCCGCTAGTCGCCATTGGGCATGCGTTAATTATGAATCCTGATTGGGTTGAAAAGGTTGCAAATGGACGTGAAGCCGAGATAGATTCCGAGTTGAACGTTTCGAAACTCGACCAGCTTCAAATTCCAGAAAAACTTTGGAATGTAATTCAAGCAATGCCAGGATGGTTTAAAGTTACAAAATAA
- a CDS encoding glycoside hydrolase family 44 protein, with product MRQNVLSRMRSMVLIALVLALTVSGFGPGIDRTEAAAASKLVVFDDALRNGFVNYSWAKVNVKQSKYVHSGTYAISMVPSGEGGLYLYKDRIVSASDYPYLEFWIHGGAAGNQKLRLVFNSGGEQAAETPLDSLLPDKKLTAGKWQLVSVKLADLNLPSGIFDGILLQDTSKAEQGEIYVDDIVLTKTPSAPASGGGQTQSPPPVKQLTNVVVTPNNVSLKAGEAASLQAAAQYSDGTNEQVAEFAAWKTSNPQVVTVANGMLSAVGAGTSVVTATYGGLSAASNVTVTAIAPPPGPVPVVDGLVIYDEQLHEPFVDYSSAQHDIAQSATVHTGTRAISMTPSSNTALYLFKSDGPVIATGYEKLEFWVNGGTAGGQKLKVGFNDSGAPAATVDVDGVIAGGHIPAGTWAKVSIDLSSLKLPNNLFDAVFIGGVEGGAESQLFIDDIVLTKKAVVRTLTGISASPGSVSIVVGGTASVRALAHYSDDTSEQVTGSAAWSSGNPQVASVNNGEITAVAEGTAAVTASYQGYTATVNVTVTKTAPEPVPTGDVAGFVVYDEQVNEPFKDLSGAQRNMAQTAVVHSGTRAIQMDPSNHAALYLYKSDGVVNVAKHDRLEFWLNGGSAGGQKLQVILNAGGAPAATFDVDPYIEGGSVPANGWAKVLVNLPELNIPNNIFDAIIISGATGGSQPQLYVDDIHVLEKYVAPPTVWEVLMSSYQMMLLPGDTVGLGLTANLSNGTSAEVTKKAVWTSSDPSVLSVVYGQLTAKQPGIAKITATYEGQSTATYAQVTTVSPVTVYDDKLSDGYGDWGWGTQKLNNTAPVHSGTHSVSFAAKGYEGTWFHNDAKYETKEYYGAEIWVHGGTTGGQKLRFVLQDGRSVVGSVPIETSIPGGIPANAWAKATLKFADMDITSPTFDGIVVQAWGEQNQGTIYFDDVVLLKNDNVVTLPEPEVKHVSVSIDTTADRRPVSKDIFGVNFEENPSDDASQMKFPLKRWGGNQMSRYNWELDVTNRAADWYFLNYTNDTPDPSQLPNGSLSDRFIAQSMADQTKVLLQIPTIGWTPKSRDVTWGFSISKYGRQSGNECDWHEQNCHADAGNGLMPDGRTYKTGNKPEDTSKPYGPDFMARWIDHLKGRFGNYVRYYALDNEPALWGHTHRDVHPEMTTYDEIWNYTVQYGSMIKQKDPEAKVFGPVSWGWCEYFYSAKDGCSAGSDAAAHGNKPFLDWYLSKVREYEQANHTRLVDVLDIHYYPAENGITFTSDESAVTSKRRLQALKSLFDPNYVDPSSWIQEPVRLLPRMQEIIDKNAPGTKLAITEYNFGDGGGISSGLAQAEALALFAREGVELATRWGGLPANTPLEDAFKLYLNYDGSGGAVEGDSVKATSSNFDAVGAYTIVSPAGKKFILLFNKDTVPRTTDVEINSDLSASAKVYRFDARQRLQFVQNVTSSQNSLSINLPARSATLLVSE from the coding sequence ATGAGGCAAAATGTATTATCGCGGATGCGCAGCATGGTGCTGATCGCGCTCGTGCTCGCGCTGACCGTGTCCGGCTTCGGCCCCGGCATCGACCGGACGGAAGCTGCGGCTGCTTCGAAGCTTGTCGTATTCGACGACGCGCTGCGAAACGGCTTCGTCAATTACAGCTGGGCAAAAGTAAATGTTAAGCAAAGCAAATACGTGCATTCCGGCACGTACGCCATATCCATGGTGCCGAGTGGCGAAGGGGGCCTTTATTTATATAAAGACCGAATCGTTTCGGCGTCCGACTATCCGTATCTGGAGTTTTGGATCCATGGCGGCGCTGCAGGCAATCAGAAGCTGCGCCTCGTGTTTAATTCGGGAGGCGAGCAAGCGGCGGAAACGCCTCTCGACAGCTTGCTGCCGGACAAGAAGCTGACGGCAGGCAAATGGCAGCTTGTCAGCGTGAAGCTGGCCGATCTGAATTTGCCAAGCGGCATTTTCGACGGCATCCTGCTGCAGGATACGAGCAAAGCCGAGCAGGGGGAGATTTATGTAGACGACATCGTTCTGACGAAGACGCCGTCCGCACCCGCTTCGGGCGGAGGGCAGACGCAAAGCCCGCCTCCCGTCAAGCAGCTGACCAATGTCGTGGTAACGCCTAATAACGTATCGCTGAAAGCGGGCGAAGCCGCTTCCCTTCAAGCGGCAGCCCAATACTCCGACGGTACGAACGAACAGGTGGCCGAGTTTGCGGCCTGGAAAACGAGCAATCCGCAGGTCGTCACGGTGGCAAACGGCATGCTCAGCGCGGTGGGCGCGGGAACTTCCGTCGTCACCGCGACTTATGGCGGACTCAGCGCCGCGTCGAACGTGACGGTGACGGCGATCGCTCCGCCTCCGGGTCCGGTTCCGGTCGTGGACGGGCTTGTCATTTACGACGAGCAGCTTCACGAACCGTTTGTCGATTACAGCAGTGCGCAGCATGACATTGCGCAATCGGCAACGGTGCACACCGGCACCCGCGCCATTTCGATGACTCCAAGCAGCAACACGGCGCTGTATTTGTTCAAATCCGACGGTCCCGTTATCGCAACCGGATATGAAAAGCTGGAGTTTTGGGTGAACGGCGGCACAGCCGGAGGCCAGAAGCTGAAGGTCGGATTTAACGACAGCGGCGCTCCGGCAGCCACGGTTGATGTGGACGGCGTCATCGCCGGCGGCCATATTCCGGCGGGTACATGGGCAAAGGTATCGATCGATTTGTCCTCGCTGAAGCTGCCGAACAATCTGTTTGACGCCGTATTTATCGGCGGGGTGGAAGGCGGCGCCGAATCGCAGCTGTTCATCGACGATATCGTGCTGACCAAGAAGGCCGTCGTGCGCACGTTAACGGGAATCAGCGCCTCGCCGGGCAGCGTATCGATCGTTGTCGGAGGCACAGCTTCGGTCCGGGCTTTGGCACATTACTCGGACGATACGTCGGAGCAGGTGACGGGGTCCGCGGCATGGAGCTCCGGCAACCCGCAGGTGGCAAGCGTGAATAACGGCGAAATAACGGCAGTGGCGGAAGGCACTGCGGCCGTAACCGCATCGTATCAAGGTTATACGGCGACAGTGAACGTAACGGTGACGAAAACCGCGCCGGAGCCCGTTCCGACCGGGGATGTAGCCGGCTTCGTCGTCTACGACGAGCAGGTGAACGAGCCGTTTAAGGATTTAAGCGGAGCGCAGCGCAATATGGCGCAAACAGCTGTCGTTCACAGCGGAACGAGAGCGATTCAAATGGATCCGAGCAATCATGCGGCATTGTATTTGTACAAGTCCGACGGCGTAGTGAACGTGGCGAAACACGACCGCCTCGAATTTTGGCTGAACGGCGGGTCGGCCGGCGGCCAGAAGCTGCAGGTGATCTTGAACGCCGGCGGCGCTCCCGCCGCAACTTTCGACGTCGACCCTTACATCGAGGGCGGAAGCGTACCGGCGAACGGATGGGCGAAGGTGCTTGTGAATCTGCCTGAGCTGAACATTCCGAACAATATTTTTGACGCGATTATCATCAGCGGGGCTACCGGCGGCAGCCAGCCGCAGCTGTATGTGGACGATATCCATGTATTGGAGAAATACGTGGCTCCTCCGACCGTGTGGGAAGTGTTGATGTCCTCGTATCAAATGATGCTGCTCCCGGGCGATACGGTGGGCCTGGGGCTGACGGCCAACCTCAGCAACGGAACCTCCGCAGAGGTGACGAAAAAAGCGGTCTGGACTTCCAGCGACCCGAGCGTGCTTTCAGTCGTTTACGGTCAACTGACGGCGAAGCAGCCGGGTATCGCCAAAATTACCGCAACGTACGAGGGACAAAGCACGGCGACGTACGCCCAGGTCACGACAGTATCACCGGTTACCGTGTACGATGACAAGCTTTCGGACGGATACGGCGATTGGGGCTGGGGCACACAAAAGCTGAACAATACCGCTCCGGTGCATTCGGGAACCCATTCCGTATCGTTTGCGGCCAAAGGGTATGAAGGCACATGGTTCCATAACGATGCGAAATACGAGACGAAAGAGTATTACGGCGCCGAGATTTGGGTGCATGGCGGCACGACCGGCGGTCAAAAGCTGCGGTTCGTGCTGCAGGACGGACGCAGCGTGGTCGGCAGCGTCCCGATCGAAACGTCGATTCCGGGAGGTATTCCCGCGAATGCATGGGCCAAAGCGACGCTGAAGTTTGCCGATATGGACATAACGAGCCCGACCTTCGACGGCATTGTCGTGCAGGCGTGGGGCGAGCAGAACCAGGGAACGATTTATTTCGACGATGTGGTTTTGCTGAAAAACGACAACGTGGTGACGCTGCCGGAGCCGGAGGTGAAGCACGTTTCCGTCTCGATCGATACGACGGCGGATCGCCGTCCGGTCAGCAAAGATATTTTCGGCGTCAACTTTGAAGAGAACCCGAGCGATGACGCTTCGCAAATGAAGTTTCCGCTGAAGCGCTGGGGCGGCAACCAGATGTCCCGCTACAACTGGGAGCTCGACGTGACGAACCGCGCCGCCGACTGGTATTTCCTGAATTACACGAACGACACGCCGGACCCGTCGCAGCTGCCTAACGGCTCGCTGTCCGACCGTTTCATTGCACAATCGATGGCGGATCAAACGAAGGTGCTGCTGCAAATTCCGACGATCGGCTGGACGCCGAAGAGCCGCGATGTGACCTGGGGCTTCTCGATTTCCAAATACGGCAGGCAATCCGGCAACGAATGCGACTGGCACGAGCAAAACTGCCACGCCGACGCGGGCAACGGGCTGATGCCGGACGGACGTACTTACAAAACGGGCAATAAACCGGAGGATACCTCCAAACCATACGGCCCGGATTTTATGGCAAGATGGATCGATCATTTGAAGGGCCGCTTCGGCAACTATGTCCGTTATTATGCGCTCGATAACGAGCCTGCGCTGTGGGGACATACGCACCGCGACGTGCATCCGGAAATGACGACCTACGATGAAATTTGGAACTACACCGTGCAGTACGGCTCGATGATCAAGCAAAAGGATCCGGAAGCCAAGGTGTTCGGTCCGGTTTCCTGGGGCTGGTGCGAATATTTCTACTCCGCGAAAGACGGCTGCTCCGCAGGCAGCGATGCCGCCGCTCACGGCAACAAGCCGTTCCTGGACTGGTACTTGAGCAAGGTTCGCGAATACGAGCAGGCGAATCATACGCGGCTCGTCGACGTGCTGGATATTCATTACTATCCGGCGGAAAACGGCATTACATTCACGAGCGACGAGTCGGCCGTTACGAGCAAACGCCGCCTGCAAGCTTTAAAATCGCTGTTCGATCCGAATTACGTCGATCCGAGCTCGTGGATTCAAGAGCCGGTGCGGCTGCTGCCGAGGATGCAGGAAATCATCGACAAGAACGCGCCGGGCACCAAGCTCGCCATCACCGAATACAACTTCGGCGACGGGGGCGGCATCAGCTCCGGTTTGGCGCAGGCGGAAGCGCTCGCCCTGTTCGCGCGCGAAGGCGTCGAGCTCGCAACCCGCTGGGGCGGTCTGCCGGCGAACACGCCGCTCGAAGACGCGTTCAAGCTGTACTTGAACTATGACGGCAGCGGCGGCGCCGTCGAAGGCGACAGCGTAAAAGCGACGAGCTCCAACTTCGACGCCGTCGGCGCCTACACGATCGTTTCGCCTGCGGGCAAGAAGTTCATTCTGCTGTTCAACAAAGACACGGTACCGCGTACGACGGACGTTGAGATCAACAGCGACCTGTCCGCTTCGGCGAAGGTATACCGTTTCGATGCCAGACAGCGCCTGCAGTTCGTGCAAAACGTAACCTCCTCGCAAAACTCCCTCTCCATTAACTTGCCGGCCCGTTCGGCGACGCTGCTCGTCAGCGAATAA
- a CDS encoding phosphotransferase produces MLQDIINEIMTRALLPEPVTQWSELKGGTMSMLGVLGTPEVSKRYVVKINPRELVRNETRFLNLYDGIDLLPSVRYVDPEFRYFVYDFIPGDTRYEHGAKTPLMQKLTRQVISRYVRPESGDHFKHVESRASMEESISYASSVIGANLPPEDHELVAYIMQIHAEVIANEDKYILHGDFGAHNFLFTEGKLSGVIDPIPAIGRKRYDLLYAFCSSPDELTMPALIQTVSELETVEEIDRKVLIGDMLLALYSRLSTCLKYHPKDLIAYLQAWSYWTLHWKNS; encoded by the coding sequence ATGTTACAGGATATCATCAATGAGATTATGACTAGAGCGTTGTTGCCCGAGCCGGTTACCCAGTGGAGTGAGTTGAAGGGTGGCACGATGAGTATGCTCGGTGTGTTAGGGACACCCGAAGTATCGAAGCGTTATGTCGTCAAAATAAACCCCCGGGAGTTAGTCAGAAACGAGACTCGGTTTCTAAATCTGTACGATGGTATCGATCTTCTGCCATCTGTTCGGTATGTCGACCCGGAGTTCCGTTATTTCGTCTACGATTTCATTCCTGGGGATACACGGTATGAACATGGCGCCAAAACTCCTCTTATGCAAAAACTCACGAGGCAGGTAATCAGCCGGTATGTTCGTCCGGAATCAGGTGATCACTTTAAGCATGTGGAATCTCGGGCCAGCATGGAGGAATCGATTAGCTATGCCAGTTCTGTTATCGGTGCAAATCTTCCGCCGGAAGATCATGAACTCGTCGCCTACATTATGCAAATCCATGCGGAAGTGATTGCCAACGAAGACAAATACATACTCCACGGCGACTTCGGTGCTCACAATTTTTTGTTCACTGAAGGGAAGTTGAGCGGAGTTATTGATCCTATCCCGGCTATTGGGCGTAAGCGGTATGATCTACTCTATGCCTTCTGTTCCTCGCCCGACGAGCTGACGATGCCCGCACTCATACAAACAGTGAGCGAGTTGGAGACTGTAGAAGAGATCGACAGGAAGGTTCTAATCGGGGATATGCTCTTGGCTCTTTATAGCCGTTTATCTACATGTCTTAAATATCATCCCAAGGATTTGATCGCGTATTTACAAGCCTGGTCTTATTGGACGTTACACTGGAAGAACTCATAG
- a CDS encoding nuclear transport factor 2 family protein, translated as MIYEENKEIIKKYIDAYNSFDIESMIDLLYKDVVFRNFSNGEMNAETVGIQEFRELAEKSAKIFSSRCQTVTDIGIADEKTEVQIEYEAILAVDLPNGLKVGETIQLKGKSVFGILEGKISLIEDYS; from the coding sequence ATGATTTATGAAGAGAACAAAGAAATCATCAAAAAATATATTGATGCCTACAATTCATTTGATATTGAAAGTATGATTGACCTTTTATATAAAGACGTCGTATTCAGGAATTTCTCTAATGGTGAAATGAACGCTGAGACCGTAGGAATACAAGAGTTTAGAGAGCTGGCAGAAAAGTCAGCAAAGATTTTCTCAAGTCGATGTCAGACGGTTACTGACATTGGTATTGCAGACGAAAAAACGGAAGTACAGATTGAGTACGAGGCAATTTTGGCTGTTGATTTACCTAACGGACTAAAGGTCGGGGAAACGATTCAATTAAAAGGGAAGTCTGTATTCGGGATTCTTGAAGGAAAAATATCGTTAATTGAAGATTATAGTTAA
- a CDS encoding MerR family transcriptional regulator, which translates to MMLYSMTYVVENLNVSAKTLRFYEEQGILPNISRDEKGRRVYNEQQLDWISFIRCLKETGMPLSKIKDYKELFELGNSTFLQREEMLRQHKLEVQKKIEESLKNLEEINYKIAMYELQKDEVMKNPNYKFKCHGLEMKIVD; encoded by the coding sequence ATGATGTTGTATTCAATGACATATGTAGTGGAAAATTTAAATGTATCTGCAAAGACACTTCGATTTTATGAAGAGCAAGGGATATTACCCAATATATCTCGTGACGAAAAAGGCCGTAGAGTTTATAACGAACAACAACTGGACTGGATTTCTTTTATTCGTTGTCTCAAAGAAACAGGAATGCCTCTTTCAAAAATAAAGGATTACAAGGAACTTTTTGAATTGGGAAATTCCACCTTTTTGCAGAGGGAAGAGATGTTGAGGCAGCATAAATTGGAAGTGCAGAAGAAAATTGAAGAAAGTTTAAAAAACTTGGAAGAAATAAACTATAAAATAGCCATGTATGAACTTCAGAAAGATGAGGTTATGAAAAACCCCAACTATAAATTTAAATGTCACGGTCTGGAGATGAAGATAGTGGATTAA